The following proteins are encoded in a genomic region of Glycine max cultivar Williams 82 chromosome 18, Glycine_max_v4.0, whole genome shotgun sequence:
- the LOC100306421 gene encoding uncharacterized protein LOC100306421 → MEGLIPFVYKAIMQYKGDKDGHPIGSWLCESPSYSYMRLPAGDSGRFQIQAPASSFSAASPSSTNPNSSSATQIIVSSGVQSPHQCLTHRRIAA, encoded by the coding sequence ATGGAGGGTCTTATTCCTTTTGTTTACAAGGCTATCATGCAATACAAGGGTGACAAAGACGGTCATCCTATAGGATCATGGCTTTGTGAGTCACCTTCTTACTCATACATGAGACTTCCTGCTGGTGACTCAGGTAGGTTTCAAATTCAAGCACCTGCTTCTTCATTCTCTGCAGCTTCACCCTCTTCCACCAACCCTAATTCTTCTTCTGCTACACAAATCATTGTTTCCTCTGGTGTTCAGTCCCCACATCAGTGTCTTACACATCGTCGAATTGCAGCATGA